A window from Montipora capricornis isolate CH-2021 chromosome 7, ASM3666992v2, whole genome shotgun sequence encodes these proteins:
- the LOC138056442 gene encoding uncharacterized protein gives MSGRSHEIPALGRPFDLGMLYDRRSEKLILGETLWSPDHLSQAVNIVPKPYTNSEVLAEDTIDDKASALNVEASLKLSFLGGLVNVHGSAKYLDDRKTSSRHSRVVLKYETTTELKQLTMEHLGRGKVQYPEVFDKDYATDVVVGILYGAKAFLIFDQEVSKDESLKEVHGNMEVLVKALPGVSIDGNGSVDITEEQKKETNAMRCKMYGDFRTEESPTTYEEAVKVYKRLPSLIGDKGQHAVAVQVYLCPLSEIDSKGQQMVREISANYISKTCEIQEHIQWIEAQCSDLMREDVCLSFPRVKRQLSSFKNNISRYMTFLQKKLLFLLPSIRGGGEEESALGDILQEKESSPFAKSHMDTWIEEKKKEIKRLQGMIGFLGDTPFVGSDDVENESFSPSNEHIICCTFKIGKGDDPQVLSMDEYLNGNVPSKLKRPASTGIDDKNVNKRIRKTLKQFAELKAANEDHEEVKFLATEECLFDKFSGNLGAYVYLYEDGDLVDDDFKSSPKPEKLEAKHVEHDSIELQWNDPHFSQNKIKKYKVQYKKDEEASSAWITQYSPCGDEAEQTTTVSGLQPAIKHVFRVCAMREIAVSQYSNTLSETTKPTSPPGKPSFVAATNDTITIAFTKPKNIGKGIEIEKYKIEWSTNSQQMEDVPQNTEGASLTCTIRGLEAGVPYKFRVTAICGSNGESGPGEVSDPLQTEVPLTKFDAIKTLALCEIAQPPEDGKPAVYTLPLTLVHENSSSQLRKYVINLQENGGQSPGLSQSISEKVIMVVGSTGSGKTTTVNAMINHVLGVEWKDDFRFKMIHELSCNQGVETIGNQAYSQTQFVTCYTLPYVKGFKLPHSLTVVDTPGFGDTRGIERDKVITEQIRRFFETKGLAGIDHVDAICFVAQAGNPRLTPTQQYVFDRILSMFGKDIQKNILVLFTFADGQRPQALSAMLEAGILEDEQHFFKFNNSALFVANCGEDDEENFDRMFWKMGIKSFEKFFAGLAQMEPKSLTLTKQVLSERAQLEVRLCGLREKVDLGINKLSELQQLTRTFKQHAADINANRNFKFSVQEPRRTQIQLETGTYTTNCLTCNYTCHYPCRIPRSEHKRRCAAMKGTESCTRCPNECHWENHVNDQYRFETEYITVEKEYDEIKDMYNAGVEGQSQVEAVIKQVEEDFRCTNQIVLNFVAEMQRGLKKLSKIALKKDPLEQVDYLDLLIESEKSQAKPGWKDRVKSLQKTRDEAVQINLLRKPGFDPWEQYRENEGTRQFFQRQTEEAQKGFLGKCWDKSKEAAGKAKGAFFG, from the coding sequence ATGTCTGGGCGGAGCCACGAGATCCCGGCACTGGGTCGTCCATTTGATCTTGGTATGCTTTATGATCGCCGCTCAGAGAAGCTCATCCTTGGGGAAACGCTGTGGTCTCCCGATCACCTGTCTCAGGCGGTTAACATTGTACCCAAGCCGTATACCAACTCAGAAGTCCTTGCCGAAGACACAATTGACGACAAAGCAAGTGCTCTCAATGTTGAGGCGAGTCTTAAATTGAGTTTCTTGGGGGGATTGGTTAATGTGCACGGATCAGCTAAATACTTAGATGACAGAAAGACGTCGAGTCGCCACTCACGCGTGGTCCTCAAGTATGAGACAACAACTGAGTTGAAACAGCTGACCATGGAACATTTGGGACGAGGAAAAGTCCAGTATCCAGAGGTCTTTGACAAAGATTATGCCACCGATGTAGTGGTAGGAATCCTGTATGGAGCAAAAGCGTTCTTGATCTTTGACCAAGAAGTTTCCAAAGATGAATCTCTAAAGGAGGTACATGGAAATATGGAAGTACTCGTAAAAGCTCTACCTGGTGTCTCTATTGATGGAAATGGGTCTGTCGACATAACTGAAGAGCagaagaaggaaacaaatgcAATGCGTTGTAAGATGTACGGAGACTTCAGAACAGAAGAAAGTCCAACTACTTACGAAGAAGCAGTGAAGGTTTACAAACGCCTACCATCATTGATTGGGGACAAGGGTCAGCACGCAGTAGCTGTTCAGGTATATTTATGCCCGCTAAGTGAAATCGATAGCAAGGGGCAACAAATGGTCAGAGAAATCAGTGCTAATTATATAAGCAAGACATGTGAGATTCAAGAACATATACAGTGGATTGAAGCTCAGTGTAGTGATCTTATGAGAGAAGACGTATGTTTGTCTTTCCCTAGAGTGAAAAGGCAATTGTCTAGCTTTAAAAACAATATCTCGCGCTACATgacctttttgcagaaaaaactGTTGTTTTTACTTCCAAGCATcagaggaggaggagaagaagaaTCAGCTCTAGGCGATATTCTCCAAGAAAAAGAGAGTTCCCCCTTTGCAAAATCTCACATGGATACTTGGattgaggaaaaaaagaaagaaattaagagGTTGCAAGGTATGATCGGCTTCTTGGGAGACACTCCTTTCGTTGGCTCTGATGATGTAGAAAACGAATCTTTCTCTCCAAGCAATGAGCATATTATTTGCTGCACATTTAAGATTGGCAAGGGAGACGATCCTCAAGTTTTGAGCATGGATGAATACCTCAATGGAAATGTTCCCTCAAAGTTGAAGAGACCGGCATCAACAGGCattgatgataaaaatgttaataaaaGAATTCGCAAGACTCTGAAACAGTTCGCAGAACTCAAAGCTGCAAATGAAGACCACGAGGAAGTGAAGTTTCTCGCCACGGAGGAGTGTCTGTTTGACAAATTCAGTGGAAACTTGGGAGCCTACGTCTATCTCTACGAGGATGGTGATCTCGTTGATGACGACTTTAAGTCCTCACCAAAGCCAGAGAAACTAGAAGCAAAGCATGTGGAACATGATTCTATCGAGCTTCAATGGAATGATCCGCACTTCAGCCAGAATAAGATTAAAAAGTATAAAGTTCAGTACAAGAAAGATGAAGAAGCGAGCTCCGCCTGGATCACTCAGTACTCACCGTGTGGTGACGAGGCAGAGCAAACTACTACCGTATCTGGACTTCAGCCTGCAATCAAACACGTGTTCCGAGTATGCGCAATGAGAGAGATTGCAGTCAGCCAGTACAGTAATACTTTGTCCGAAACTACTAAACCAACAAGTCCGCCTGGCAAGCCATCCTTTGTAGCCGCAACGAATGACACCATTACCATTGCTTTCACGAAACCTAAGAACATTGGAAAGGGGATTGAAATTGAGAAGTACAAGATTGAGTGGAGCACCAATTCCCAACAGATGGAGGACGTTCCGCAGAACACAGAAGGTGCGTCACTCACTTGCACAATCAGGGGTCTTGAAGCAGGAGTGCCTTATAAATTCAGGGTTACCGCGATTTGTGGTAGCAATGGAGAGAGCGGTCCCGGTGAGGTTAGCGATCCATTACAAACCGAGGTTCCTCTGACAAAATTTGATGCGATCAAGACTCTTGCTCTTTGCGAGATTGCTCAACCACCTGAAGATGGAAAGCCAGCAGTATATACTCTTCCTCTAACACTTGTGCATGAAAACAGTAGTAGTCAACTGCGAAAATATGTCATCAATCTTCAAGAGAATGGGGGGCAGTCACCTGGTTTATCTCAATCCATTTCGGAAAAAGTTATAATGGTTGTTGGTTCAACTGGCTCTGGTAAGACAACCACGGTGAATGCTATGATAAACCATGTCCTGGGAGTGGAATGGAAGGACGACTTTCGTTTCAAGATGATACACGAGCTTTCTTGTAACCAAGGAGTGGAAACTATTGGAAATCAAGCATACAGTCAAACGCAGTTTGTAACTTGTTACACTCTACCCTACGTGAAAGGATTCAAATTACCTCATAGCCTCACTGTTGTGGACACGCCTGGCTTTGGGGACACAAGAGGAATTGAGCGTGACAAAGTGATAACAGAACAGATCCGTAGATTCTTCGAAACGAAAGGTTTAGCAGGCATTGATCATGTTGATGCCATCTGCTTCGTGGCCCAAGCTGGGAATCCGAGGCTCACTCCTACCCAGCAGTATGTTTTCGACAGAATCCTGTCCATGTTCGGAAAAGATATCCAGAAGAATATCTTGGTACTTTTTACCTTTGCTGATGGGCAAAGGCCTCAAGCCCTGTCAGCAATGCTTGAAGCTGGAATCCTCGAGGATGAACAACACTTCTTCAAGTTTAACAACAGCGCCCTGTTTGTCGCTAACTGTGGCGAAGATGACGAAGAAAACTTCGATAGAATGTTTTGGAAAATGGGAATCAAGAGTTTCGAGAAGTTTTTTGCAGGCTTGGCCCAGATGGAACCAAAGAGTCTCACACTTACCAAGCAAGTTTTGAGTGAAAGAGCTCAACTGGAAGTTCGACTTTGTGGCCTGCGTGAAAAGGTCGACCTTGGAATAAATAAATTGAGCGAGCTGCAGCAGTTAACGAGAACGTTCAAGCAACATGCAGCCGACATCAACGCCAACAGAAACTTTAAGTTCTCTGTTCAAGAACCACGCCGCACACAAATACAGTTGGAAACCGGTACGTACACTACCAATTGCTTAACATGCAACTATACCTGCCATTATCCTTGTAGAATCCCAAGAAGTGAACACAAGAGGCGATGCGCTGCCATGAAAGGAACTGAGAGTTGCACGCGATGTCCAAACGAGTGTCACTGGGAAAACCACGTAAATGACCAATATCGCTTTGAAACAGAGTATATTACAGTGGAAAAGGAATATGACGAGATAAAAGACATGTACAATGCGGGGGTAGAAGGCCAGAGCCAGGTGGAGGCTGTGATCAAGCAAGTAGAGGAAGACTTCAGGTGTACCAATCAAATCGTATTGAACTTTGTCGCCGAAATGCAGCGTGGTCTTAAGAAGTTGTCAAAAATAGCCCTCAAAAAGGATCCACTAGAACAAGTGGATTACTTGGATCTTCTCATAGAATCCGAGAAATCACAGGCAAAACCAGGCTGGAAAGATCGGGTAAAATCGTTGCAGAAAACAAGGGACGAAGCAGTCCAAATCAATCTTCTTCGAAAGCCTGGATTCGACCCATGGGAACAATACCGAGAGAATGAGGGGACCCGACAGTTCTTTCAGAGACAAACTGAAGAGGCTCAAAAAGGATTCCTCGGAAAATGCTGGGACAAATCAAAGGAGGCAGCTGGTAAGGCAAAAGGAGCATTCTTTGGCTAA